The following proteins come from a genomic window of Paramicrobacterium humi:
- a CDS encoding sensor histidine kinase — protein MMTDRMLSADCDDRTADWIAMQRGPWFPLIWLPVLLVAPLVSSIATGRVLVTVTYLVIAAWYVVTVFRPYRGGPAWVGEAFVAVLTVMVAAEFVLSGAGQGFLYPLLAIAMATVIRRRVALGFVMALSISGTIAQGFATWSLSSALLFGFASVMAGVSTYLIRYLVDTVAELRATRRRLAGIAVTEERQRFSRDLHDLLGHTLSVIVVKAEAIRRFAASDTDAVISHAQGIEDVGRTALADVRQAVAGYRRMTLADELDNAEQALADAGVDSVITMPLPKLAADVDALFGWVVREAATNTLRHARASRCSFRVAAHDGEATIEIADNGRGALAAEWGSGLRGLRERVARLGGTLDVDSDARGFVLTVRVPLEGDAA, from the coding sequence ATGATGACTGACCGGATGTTGAGTGCTGACTGCGACGACCGCACGGCCGACTGGATCGCGATGCAGCGCGGTCCCTGGTTCCCGCTGATCTGGCTGCCCGTGCTGCTGGTCGCGCCTCTCGTCTCGAGCATCGCGACCGGCCGCGTGCTCGTCACGGTCACGTACCTCGTGATCGCCGCCTGGTACGTGGTCACGGTGTTCCGGCCGTACAGGGGCGGGCCGGCATGGGTCGGTGAGGCGTTCGTGGCCGTGCTGACCGTCATGGTGGCGGCGGAGTTCGTGCTCTCGGGCGCCGGCCAGGGCTTCCTGTACCCGCTGCTCGCGATCGCGATGGCGACGGTGATCCGACGCCGCGTCGCGCTCGGGTTCGTCATGGCCCTGTCGATCAGCGGCACGATCGCGCAGGGGTTCGCTACCTGGTCGCTCAGCAGCGCCCTGCTGTTCGGCTTCGCAAGCGTCATGGCGGGAGTCAGCACGTACCTCATCCGGTACCTGGTCGACACCGTGGCCGAGCTGCGTGCCACGCGGCGGCGGCTCGCGGGCATCGCCGTGACGGAGGAGCGGCAGCGCTTCTCGCGTGACCTGCACGACCTGCTCGGGCACACGCTCTCCGTGATCGTCGTGAAGGCCGAGGCGATTCGTCGCTTCGCGGCATCCGACACTGACGCCGTCATCTCTCACGCGCAGGGGATCGAGGACGTCGGCCGGACCGCGCTCGCCGACGTGCGGCAGGCTGTCGCGGGATACCGCCGCATGACGCTCGCCGACGAACTCGACAACGCCGAACAGGCGCTTGCGGATGCCGGGGTCGACAGCGTCATCACGATGCCCCTGCCGAAGCTCGCTGCCGACGTCGATGCGCTGTTCGGGTGGGTCGTGCGGGAGGCGGCGACGAACACGCTGCGGCATGCCCGCGCTTCTCGGTGCAGCTTCCGTGTCGCCGCGCACGACGGCGAGGCGACGATTGAGATCGCCGACAACGGCCGCGGCGCGCTCGCCGCCGAGTGGGGCTCCGGCTTGCGCGGGCTCCGCGAGAGGGTCGCGCGTCTCGGCGGCACGCTCGACGTCGATTCCGACGCGCGCGGGTTCGTGCTCACGGTTCGCGTGCCGTTGGAAGGAGACGCAGCGTGA
- the nhaA gene encoding Na+/H+ antiporter NhaA, whose amino-acid sequence MTNARVRTKSVVRRAPRRFRSETLAAVILVAATVAALVWANVGSSYAAFWNTHAAFSVGGGTLDLTVKEWVDEALMTVFFFAIGLDVRREFALGELRRPAAAMLPILAAIGGLVIPALVFLLINPSGPASSAWGAVISTVTAFAIGMLALIGPRSASSLRVFVLGFAVVDDIGALTVIALFYTQSLQPLWLIPIAAGLGLTWWLARRGVWRSLGYIVIGVIVWYCTLQSGVHATLAGVLLALLMPVYATRMSDVDSAARVTHLFRQTPRPDLAALARSSINRATPLNQRLSQAIEPYSQFVVVPLFALSNAGVALSGEAIASAFASSLTWGILAGLVVGKLIGVGGTTALVLKLRPAKGARGLDVPRSFGVGALGGVGFTISLLVIDLGVPDRRLADEARIGVLLAAVVAVLVAWLIFALGTRFAPLPPPRGLTLPRRVDPQVDHVRGPASAPVTIVVYADMGELYRTRVAEALSEAHRIFGDDVRIVYRHHIVDQRLVPVAIALEAAGAQDRFWQVHDRLSRQAEPPTVDGFLEVAASLGVDTDKLTRDVRELHNLDLIQSQSAEADDAGLPHWPAVFLNGRRLLGPANTAVIARAVRRTLESTENTG is encoded by the coding sequence GTGACGAACGCGCGAGTCCGCACGAAGAGCGTCGTCCGGCGCGCCCCGCGGCGTTTCAGGTCGGAGACTCTCGCGGCCGTCATTCTCGTCGCCGCTACCGTCGCCGCTCTGGTCTGGGCGAACGTCGGCAGCAGCTATGCCGCCTTCTGGAACACTCACGCCGCGTTCTCGGTGGGCGGCGGCACGCTCGACCTGACGGTCAAGGAGTGGGTGGACGAGGCGCTCATGACCGTGTTCTTCTTCGCTATCGGCCTCGATGTTCGCCGCGAATTCGCCCTCGGCGAGCTGCGACGGCCGGCTGCGGCCATGCTTCCGATCCTCGCGGCAATCGGCGGTCTTGTGATTCCCGCCCTCGTCTTCCTGCTGATCAACCCGAGCGGCCCGGCGTCGAGCGCGTGGGGAGCGGTTATCTCCACGGTCACCGCGTTCGCCATCGGCATGCTTGCGCTGATCGGGCCGAGAAGCGCCTCAAGCCTGCGCGTCTTCGTTCTCGGGTTCGCTGTCGTCGATGACATCGGCGCGCTCACGGTCATCGCGCTGTTCTACACGCAGAGCCTTCAGCCGCTCTGGCTGATTCCGATCGCAGCGGGTCTTGGCCTGACCTGGTGGCTCGCGCGGCGCGGGGTGTGGCGCAGTCTCGGCTACATCGTGATCGGCGTCATCGTCTGGTACTGCACGCTGCAGTCCGGCGTGCACGCGACGCTCGCCGGTGTGCTGCTCGCACTGCTCATGCCCGTGTATGCGACGCGAATGAGCGATGTGGACTCGGCCGCGCGAGTGACGCACTTGTTCCGTCAGACCCCGCGCCCCGATCTGGCGGCGCTCGCCCGCTCGAGCATCAACCGAGCGACTCCGCTCAATCAACGACTGAGCCAGGCGATCGAACCGTACTCCCAGTTCGTCGTCGTCCCGCTCTTCGCGCTGTCGAACGCGGGCGTCGCACTGTCCGGCGAAGCTATCGCGTCGGCGTTCGCCTCATCGCTTACGTGGGGAATCCTCGCCGGACTCGTCGTCGGGAAGCTCATCGGCGTCGGCGGCACGACGGCGCTCGTGCTCAAGCTGAGGCCGGCAAAGGGCGCTCGCGGGCTTGATGTGCCGCGATCATTCGGCGTCGGAGCGCTCGGCGGCGTCGGCTTCACGATCTCCCTCCTCGTCATCGACCTCGGGGTCCCCGACCGTCGGCTCGCCGACGAGGCCCGAATCGGCGTGCTGCTCGCGGCCGTCGTCGCCGTGCTCGTCGCCTGGCTCATCTTCGCGCTCGGCACCCGATTCGCGCCTCTTCCGCCGCCGCGGGGCCTCACTCTCCCCCGGCGTGTGGATCCTCAGGTCGATCACGTCAGAGGGCCGGCGTCCGCACCGGTCACGATCGTCGTCTATGCCGACATGGGCGAGCTGTATCGCACCCGCGTCGCCGAGGCGCTCTCGGAAGCGCACCGGATCTTCGGCGACGACGTGCGCATCGTCTACCGCCATCACATCGTCGACCAGCGGCTTGTGCCGGTGGCCATCGCCCTTGAAGCGGCGGGGGCTCAGGACCGGTTCTGGCAGGTCCACGATCGACTCTCCCGTCAGGCGGAGCCGCCGACTGTCGACGGCTTCCTCGAGGTTGCGGCTTCCCTCGGCGTCGACACCGACAAGCTCACGCGCGACGTGCGAGAACTGCACAATCTCGATCTCATCCAGTCGCAGTCGGCAGAGGCCGATGATGCCGGCCTCCCGCACTGGCCGGCCGTATTCCTCAACGGGCGTCGGCTTCTCGGCCCCGCGAACACGGCTGTGATCGCCCGGGCGGTCCGCCGCACGCTCGAGAGCACGGAAAATACCGGATGA
- a CDS encoding DUF6069 family protein, whose translation MTTTQAYERRSTHRTRASILTLLAAVAAGELIWLIAALGHIDMTIPQAGQTVGPASVAAVALVGGGLAWALRAVLQRAGRGLRAWTITGTIVLVLSLAAPVLSGATGATLFVCEAMHVAVGLTLLIGLHRAGRLGPARLMNA comes from the coding sequence ATGACGACGACACAGGCGTACGAACGACGCTCGACCCACCGCACGAGAGCAAGCATCTTGACGCTTCTTGCCGCTGTCGCGGCGGGAGAGCTGATCTGGCTGATCGCAGCCCTCGGCCACATCGACATGACGATCCCGCAAGCCGGCCAGACGGTCGGGCCGGCGTCGGTCGCGGCAGTCGCGCTCGTCGGCGGCGGGCTCGCGTGGGCGCTCCGGGCAGTGCTGCAGCGCGCCGGCCGCGGACTGCGCGCGTGGACAATCACGGGAACCATCGTGCTCGTCCTGTCGCTTGCCGCACCCGTGCTGAGCGGCGCGACCGGCGCGACGCTGTTCGTGTGCGAGGCGATGCACGTCGCTGTCGGTCTCACGCTTCTCATCGGGCTGCACCGGGCGGGCCGACTCGGGCCGGCTCGGCTGATGAACGCGTAA
- a CDS encoding VOC family protein — MSESLSHLSAITLFVSDLPRSKQFYVNTFEADVVFEDDTSSCVQFDNVLLNLLSARAADDLISGTAVGRRGTPVQFSVWVEDVDAARATLRERGVPVSEPIDRPWGKRTADLEDPDGIAWEIAQDIAPAE, encoded by the coding sequence ATGTCAGAGTCCCTGTCGCACCTCAGCGCGATCACCCTGTTCGTCAGCGATCTGCCCCGCTCGAAGCAGTTCTACGTGAACACGTTCGAGGCGGACGTCGTCTTCGAAGACGACACGTCCTCGTGCGTGCAGTTCGACAATGTGCTCCTCAACCTGCTGTCGGCCCGGGCAGCCGACGACCTCATCTCCGGCACCGCGGTAGGACGCCGCGGCACTCCCGTGCAGTTCAGCGTCTGGGTCGAGGACGTGGATGCCGCCCGCGCGACGCTGCGGGAACGCGGTGTTCCGGTTTCCGAACCGATCGACCGGCCGTGGGGCAAACGAACCGCCGATCTCGAGGATCCCGACGGCATCGCGTGGGAGATCGCTCAGGACATCGCACCGGCAGAGTGA
- a CDS encoding DUF4186 domain-containing protein encodes MDPTIVPTLRRLERSRFRAKFFLSEGDLAYCRARGRDTVTEHAVRFVTERLAPAQPHKDGKQTPWRGHPVFVAQHATATCCRGCIAKWHGIERGRELEPEEIARLVELILAWLTAQLTRDANRR; translated from the coding sequence ATGGATCCGACTATCGTTCCGACGCTGCGGCGCCTCGAGAGGTCGCGGTTCCGGGCGAAGTTCTTCCTGAGCGAAGGCGACTTGGCGTATTGCCGAGCGCGCGGCCGAGACACGGTGACCGAGCATGCCGTGCGGTTCGTGACGGAGCGCCTGGCACCGGCGCAGCCGCACAAGGACGGCAAGCAGACGCCCTGGCGCGGTCATCCCGTGTTCGTCGCCCAGCATGCGACGGCGACGTGCTGCCGCGGATGCATCGCGAAATGGCATGGCATCGAGCGCGGTCGTGAGCTGGAGCCGGAGGAGATCGCACGCCTGGTCGAGCTCATCCTCGCGTGGCTCACCGCTCAGCTGACGCGCGACGCGAACCGTCGCTGA
- a CDS encoding response regulator transcription factor — MIRIVIAEDQTMMRSALVSLLGLESDLAVVGEVGRGDEVASAVREHRPDIVLLDIEMPGKSGLDTIADVARESPDTAIVIVTTFGRAGYLRRAMDAGARGFLVKDDPVEQLAAAIRKVVAGETVIDPLLAAQALSAGENPLSAREIDVLVASDGGIPIAEIAAALHLSPSTVRNYLSSAIGKLGARNRSEALQTARRDGWV, encoded by the coding sequence GTGATCAGGATCGTGATCGCTGAAGACCAGACCATGATGCGGTCCGCTCTCGTGAGCCTGCTCGGGCTCGAGAGCGATCTCGCCGTCGTCGGCGAGGTCGGCCGCGGGGACGAAGTGGCATCGGCTGTGCGCGAGCACAGGCCCGACATCGTGCTGCTCGACATCGAGATGCCGGGAAAGAGCGGGCTTGACACGATCGCCGACGTCGCCAGGGAATCCCCGGACACCGCGATCGTCATCGTCACGACGTTCGGACGTGCCGGTTACCTGCGGCGAGCGATGGATGCCGGAGCGCGCGGCTTCCTCGTGAAAGACGACCCGGTCGAGCAGCTCGCGGCCGCGATCCGGAAGGTCGTGGCCGGCGAGACCGTCATCGATCCGCTGCTCGCGGCGCAAGCGCTCAGTGCGGGGGAGAACCCGCTGAGCGCGCGCGAGATCGACGTTCTGGTCGCGTCTGACGGCGGCATCCCGATCGCCGAGATCGCCGCCGCCCTTCACTTGTCGCCGTCGACCGTGCGCAATTACCTCTCGAGCGCCATCGGGAAGCTCGGGGCGCGCAACCGCAGCGAAGCGCTGCAGACCGCCCGCAGGGACGGCTGGGTGTAG
- a CDS encoding FAD-binding domain, whose product MRVLIVGAGIAGPTLAYWLRRAGHVPLLVEQSPGLRTGGYLVDFWGAGFDVAGRMGIVPTLLKQGIRFREVRQVASDGHQIASLDALRFFPDGGDRYVSIARSALAATIYAALDGEVETVFGDTVAELDDDGDKVHVTLESGAHHDVDLVVGADGLHSRVRELAFGPESGFEKDLGITVAALELEGYRPRDDLVAMMYTEVGMQLTRLSLPGDVTMALFTFRDDEPVPLGDVDAQQELLRRRLAGCGWEVPAILDAMPTARSFYLDRASQIRMPTWTSGRVALVGDAAASPSLLAGQGSALAMVEAYVLADRLRQAGGDHAAAFADYEQALAPAIRRKQKAAVSLGVAFAPANRAQLLLRNTMVRAMALPALTRLAMGRSIRDAIELPPPD is encoded by the coding sequence ATGCGGGTTCTCATTGTCGGCGCTGGCATCGCGGGTCCGACGCTCGCGTATTGGCTGCGTCGCGCTGGCCATGTGCCTCTTCTCGTTGAGCAGTCTCCCGGGCTCCGCACGGGCGGCTACCTCGTGGACTTCTGGGGCGCGGGCTTTGACGTTGCCGGTCGCATGGGCATCGTTCCCACCTTGTTGAAGCAGGGCATCCGCTTTCGCGAGGTGCGTCAGGTCGCCTCGGACGGCCACCAGATCGCCTCGCTGGATGCGCTGCGGTTCTTCCCCGACGGTGGCGACCGCTACGTGAGCATCGCGCGGTCGGCGCTCGCGGCCACGATCTACGCCGCTCTCGACGGCGAAGTGGAGACGGTCTTCGGCGACACCGTCGCAGAGCTCGATGACGACGGCGACAAGGTTCACGTGACGCTCGAGAGCGGCGCCCACCACGACGTCGATCTCGTCGTGGGCGCGGACGGTCTGCACTCCCGGGTGCGGGAACTCGCGTTCGGTCCCGAGTCCGGATTCGAGAAGGACCTTGGCATCACAGTTGCCGCACTCGAGCTCGAGGGCTACCGGCCGCGAGATGATCTCGTCGCCATGATGTACACGGAGGTGGGAATGCAGCTCACGCGTCTCTCGCTTCCCGGGGATGTCACGATGGCGCTGTTCACATTCCGTGACGACGAGCCCGTTCCGCTCGGCGACGTCGACGCGCAACAGGAGCTGCTGCGTCGCCGTCTCGCCGGGTGCGGGTGGGAGGTGCCGGCGATCCTCGACGCCATGCCCACCGCGCGCTCGTTCTATCTCGACCGGGCGAGCCAGATTCGGATGCCGACCTGGACGAGCGGCCGGGTCGCGCTCGTCGGGGATGCCGCCGCCTCCCCCTCACTGCTCGCGGGGCAGGGCTCTGCTCTCGCGATGGTGGAGGCGTACGTGCTCGCTGATCGGCTGCGGCAGGCGGGCGGTGATCACGCGGCAGCGTTTGCGGACTACGAGCAGGCCCTGGCACCCGCGATACGACGAAAGCAGAAGGCCGCGGTCAGCCTCGGTGTCGCCTTCGCACCGGCGAACCGTGCGCAACTGCTGCTGCGCAACACCATGGTGCGTGCCATGGCTCTTCCCGCCCTCACGCGGCTCGCGATGGGCCGCAGCATCCGGGACGCGATCGAGCTTCCGCCACCCGACTGA
- a CDS encoding DHA2 family efflux MFS transporter permease subunit, which produces MNQLADTRHNTATGRRRWIGLGMLAASLSMIVLDGTIVGVALPTLIADLDLDVSQAQWVNGIYSVVFAALLLTSGRLGDRFGRRRLLIIGIVVFVAGSAIAAAASSAATLIGARTVQGVGGALILPTTLSSVNATFRGRDRAIAFGVWGAVISGMAALGPLVGGWITTVFTWQWIFLVNVPIGALLIIGVLATVTETRERDIVPGLDVIGLLLSVAGFGLVIFGLIEGQSLGWWTPSSAITVFGLTWGTDAAISPIPVALFLGAVALTCFVLWELHRGRAGRSAILDLRLFRTRSFRWGNLVALCVAIGEFGLLFALPLFIVNALGVGTLQAGLALAAMGVGAFVSGALARQVTARFTAPTTVLIGLVLETVAVFALVVTVAASIPLWLLAALLVVYGLGLGLASAQLTGTVLADIPVEQSGQGSATQSTVRQLGAALGTAVIGTVLAASLAGLVPARLDAVPALPAAHAATLSDATVSAAGGTIEPLREQGTHSRLGDATPAVVDALAAGMADATRVSLGAAGLFLALGAIASAGLRRRVSDGSRRASAER; this is translated from the coding sequence ATGAATCAGCTCGCGGACACTCGGCACAACACCGCAACGGGTCGCCGGCGGTGGATCGGGCTCGGGATGCTCGCGGCGTCTCTCTCGATGATCGTTCTCGACGGCACGATCGTGGGCGTCGCCCTGCCGACGCTCATCGCCGACCTCGACCTCGACGTCAGCCAGGCGCAGTGGGTGAACGGCATCTACTCCGTCGTGTTCGCGGCACTGCTGCTCACCTCGGGTCGCCTCGGCGACCGGTTCGGCCGGCGACGACTGCTCATCATCGGCATCGTCGTGTTCGTCGCCGGAAGCGCGATCGCCGCTGCCGCGAGCTCGGCCGCGACTCTCATCGGCGCGCGGACCGTGCAGGGTGTCGGCGGGGCGCTCATCCTGCCGACGACGCTCTCGAGCGTCAACGCGACGTTCCGCGGCCGCGATCGCGCTATCGCGTTCGGCGTGTGGGGTGCCGTCATCTCGGGGATGGCCGCGCTCGGGCCGCTCGTCGGCGGCTGGATCACCACAGTCTTCACGTGGCAGTGGATTTTCCTCGTCAACGTGCCGATCGGCGCGCTCCTCATCATCGGAGTGCTCGCGACGGTCACCGAGACCCGCGAACGCGACATCGTTCCCGGTCTCGATGTCATCGGCCTGCTGCTGAGCGTCGCGGGCTTCGGCCTCGTGATCTTCGGGCTCATCGAGGGCCAGTCCCTCGGCTGGTGGACGCCGAGCAGCGCGATCACCGTCTTCGGCCTGACCTGGGGGACGGATGCCGCGATCTCGCCCATCCCGGTCGCTCTGTTCCTCGGCGCCGTCGCTCTCACGTGCTTCGTGCTCTGGGAGCTGCACCGTGGCCGCGCCGGCCGCTCCGCGATCCTCGATCTGCGTCTGTTCCGCACGCGCTCCTTCCGCTGGGGCAACCTCGTCGCCCTGTGCGTCGCGATCGGCGAGTTCGGTCTGCTGTTCGCGCTCCCCCTGTTCATCGTGAACGCGCTCGGCGTGGGCACCCTGCAGGCGGGGCTCGCGCTCGCTGCCATGGGGGTCGGCGCCTTCGTCTCGGGCGCTCTTGCCCGCCAGGTCACGGCGCGCTTCACGGCGCCGACAACCGTGCTGATCGGGCTCGTGCTCGAGACCGTCGCCGTCTTCGCGCTCGTCGTGACCGTCGCGGCGTCAATCCCGCTCTGGCTGCTCGCCGCGCTCCTCGTCGTGTACGGGCTCGGGCTCGGGCTCGCGTCGGCGCAGCTCACGGGAACCGTGCTCGCCGACATCCCTGTCGAGCAGTCCGGCCAGGGGTCGGCAACGCAGAGCACGGTGCGCCAGCTCGGCGCGGCGCTCGGCACCGCGGTCATCGGCACGGTTCTGGCCGCCTCTCTCGCCGGGCTCGTGCCCGCCCGCCTCGACGCCGTGCCCGCGCTGCCCGCCGCGCACGCCGCGACGCTCTCCGATGCAACGGTGAGCGCCGCCGGCGGCACGATCGAGCCGCTGCGGGAACAGGGAACGCATAGTCGGCTGGGCGACGCGACGCCCGCCGTTGTCGATGCCCTGGCCGCCGGCATGGCCGATGCCACACGAGTCTCGCTCGGAGCGGCCGGCCTCTTCCTCGCGCTTGGCGCGATCGCGTCTGCGGGGCTGCGAAGGCGGGTCAGCGACGGTTCGCGTCGCGCGTCAGCTGAGCGGTGA
- a CDS encoding ATP-dependent Clp protease ATP-binding subunit — MANMQGAPSTQEDAKSALEQFGVNLTEIAKQGKLDPVIGRDAEIRRVSQVLTRRTKNNPVLIGEPGVGKTAVVEGLAQRIVAGDVPESLKDKQLVSLDISALVAGAMYRGQFEERLKSVLKEINDAEGEIITFVDELHLLMGAGGGEGSVAASNMLKPMLARGELHLIGATTLDEYREYIEKDAALERRFQQVYVGEPSVEDTVAILRGLKGRYEAHHGVTITDAALVAAATLSNRYITARQLPDKAIDLIDEAMSRLKMEIDSSPVEIDELKRQVDRMKIEELALKKEKDDASKERLEKLQEDLAERQQELSVLEERWARERAGLTRVGDLKKQLDEAKTARDRAMREANYAEASKLEYTTIKDLTEQLERAENEDGPTEPRMVNEQVTEDDIAAVIAAWTGIPVGRLMQGETEKLLHLESELGKRLIGQKRAVTAVADAVRRTRAGISDPDRPTGSFMFLGPTGVGKTELAKALAEFLFDDEKAMIRIDMSEYGEKHTVSRLVGAPPGYIGYEQGGQLTEAVRRRPYSVILLDEIEKAHPEVFDILLQVLDDGRLTDGQGRTVDFRNTILILTSNLGSQFLVDPEMSWEEKEQAVQDLVRQAFKPEFVNRLDDIVVFSALSQEELGEIVELYIDRLQRRLGERRLELAVTPDARSWLADRGYDPVYGARPLRRLMQKEIDDRLATALLAGHIHDGDTVRVDLDQAADQLTVASV; from the coding sequence ATGGCCAACATGCAGGGCGCGCCCTCCACGCAGGAGGACGCCAAGAGCGCTCTCGAACAGTTCGGAGTGAACCTGACCGAGATCGCCAAACAGGGAAAGCTCGATCCCGTGATCGGGAGGGACGCTGAGATCCGTCGCGTCAGCCAGGTGCTCACGCGCCGCACGAAGAACAACCCCGTGCTCATCGGCGAGCCCGGCGTCGGCAAGACCGCCGTCGTCGAGGGCCTCGCTCAGCGCATCGTCGCGGGCGACGTGCCGGAGTCACTCAAGGACAAGCAGCTCGTCTCGCTCGATATCTCCGCGCTCGTCGCGGGCGCCATGTACCGTGGCCAGTTCGAGGAGCGACTCAAGAGCGTGCTCAAGGAGATCAACGACGCCGAGGGCGAGATCATCACCTTCGTCGACGAGCTTCACCTGCTCATGGGCGCCGGCGGGGGAGAGGGCTCCGTCGCGGCATCCAACATGCTCAAGCCCATGCTCGCGCGCGGTGAGCTTCACCTGATCGGCGCGACCACTCTCGACGAATACCGTGAGTACATCGAGAAGGATGCTGCGCTCGAACGCCGCTTCCAGCAGGTGTACGTCGGCGAGCCGAGCGTCGAGGACACCGTCGCGATCCTCCGCGGACTCAAGGGGCGCTACGAGGCGCACCACGGAGTGACGATCACGGATGCCGCGCTCGTCGCCGCGGCCACGCTCAGCAACCGCTACATCACGGCACGGCAGCTGCCTGACAAGGCCATCGACCTGATCGACGAGGCCATGAGCCGGCTCAAGATGGAGATCGACTCCTCGCCCGTCGAGATCGACGAGCTCAAGCGCCAGGTCGACCGCATGAAGATCGAGGAACTCGCCCTCAAGAAGGAGAAGGACGACGCCTCGAAGGAGCGGCTCGAGAAGCTGCAGGAGGATCTCGCCGAGCGCCAGCAGGAGCTGTCGGTACTCGAGGAGCGCTGGGCGCGCGAGCGTGCCGGCCTCACACGGGTCGGCGACCTGAAGAAGCAGCTCGACGAGGCGAAGACCGCTCGCGACCGGGCGATGCGCGAGGCGAACTACGCCGAAGCGTCGAAGCTCGAGTACACGACGATCAAGGACCTCACCGAGCAGCTCGAGCGCGCCGAGAACGAAGACGGACCGACCGAGCCCCGCATGGTCAACGAGCAGGTCACGGAAGACGACATCGCCGCCGTGATCGCGGCGTGGACCGGCATTCCCGTCGGCCGGCTCATGCAGGGCGAGACCGAGAAGCTGCTGCACCTCGAATCCGAGCTCGGCAAGCGCCTCATCGGCCAGAAGCGCGCGGTCACGGCCGTCGCGGACGCCGTGCGGCGCACGCGCGCGGGCATCTCCGACCCCGACCGGCCCACCGGCTCGTTCATGTTCCTCGGACCAACCGGCGTCGGAAAGACCGAGCTTGCGAAGGCCCTCGCCGAGTTCCTCTTCGACGACGAGAAGGCCATGATCCGCATCGACATGTCGGAGTACGGCGAGAAGCACACCGTGTCGCGGTTGGTCGGCGCCCCTCCCGGGTACATCGGCTACGAGCAGGGCGGTCAGCTGACCGAAGCCGTGCGGCGTCGCCCCTACTCGGTGATCCTGCTCGACGAGATCGAGAAGGCTCACCCCGAGGTGTTCGACATCCTGCTGCAGGTGCTCGACGACGGACGCCTCACCGACGGGCAGGGCCGCACGGTCGACTTCCGCAACACGATCCTGATCCTGACCTCGAACCTCGGCTCACAGTTCCTCGTGGATCCCGAGATGAGCTGGGAGGAGAAGGAGCAGGCCGTGCAGGACCTCGTGCGCCAGGCCTTCAAGCCCGAGTTCGTGAACCGTCTCGATGACATCGTCGTGTTCTCTGCGCTCAGCCAGGAGGAGCTCGGCGAGATCGTCGAACTGTACATCGACCGGCTGCAGCGGCGCCTGGGCGAACGTCGACTCGAGCTCGCCGTCACGCCCGACGCCCGCTCGTGGCTCGCCGACCGCGGCTACGACCCCGTCTACGGTGCGCGGCCGCTGCGTCGCCTGATGCAGAAGGAGATCGACGACCGGCTCGCGACGGCGCTGCTCGCCGGTCACATCCACGACGGAGACACCGTCCGGGTCGATCTCGACCAGGCAGCCGACCAGCTCACCGTCGCCTCGGTCTAG